Within bacterium HR17, the genomic segment GGCGTATTGAAAATCGCACCGAACGCGCCAGCGCCCTCAAAGGCGAGCATTAACTACCGTCTCGTCAGCGCTTGAAGCGACGACAGCCATATCAGCCATCACAAGGCGGAAATGCTCGCGCTCGCAGGGCAGTAAAAACGCAGCTATCTGGTGCGGCGCAAGGGTGATGCCAAGCCTCTGAGCGACCTTGAAAAGATTAGCCCAACAGGTCACTGTCTCCGCATCCACCCCTGCCAGTCTTGCGTCCACAGTGGCGCATAGTTGTTCCACTCGTTCGCGGTCGTTAGGGAAGCGGTAGCCAGCGCGTTGGACGAGCCGTGCCAAGTGACGGTAGTGCAGGTCAAACAGAACCGGGTCGGCGCTGTCTGCCCGTTCGGCTAAAAATTCCACGGCGCGAATGATCTGAAACACGAAAAACGCCATCGCTAAGTCGGAAATGCGCGCACGGCGTGGAATGCTGGGGGTCGGATGAGGACCGTGCAGGACATTTAACACGCCTGTCAGTGGCGTGGTGGAGCGGGGCACGGGACGGTCACAATCGTCAAAGTCAAAGTAAAACGCCTGCCACATGTTGCTGGCGGTGTTCTGGACGGCATGGTAAAGAATATCGGTGCTAAAGCGTCCCGGTTGGCGTTGGTGGGCTTCCCGCACAAAGGCAGGGATGCCGAACAAAGCTGCGTAAGCGTGTAACATGATCGTCTGACTGTGCTTCCGCGATCGCCACAGCGTTAGCCCAACGCGGCGCAGCCCTTCGCGTTCGTCCTCGGAGACCTCAGGTGGTCCCTCAAACACGCCGCCTTCAAAAGACAAGACAACCGCATGTAATTCCTGTAGGGCTGACATCACCGTCGCGATCACTCCCTTGGGGCAGCGAAGCACCAAAGACAGAGAGGCGCCGCCGGGAATTGAACCCGGGTGAAGGGATTTGCAGTCCCTCGCCTGAGCCACTCGGCTACGGCGCCCTGAAGGCATTCTTATTGTGCCGCATTAAAACTTTTATCGTCACCGCGCGTCTTTGTCTCCTCAACGCCGCTTAGGTCCCTGCACCATTCACAGTCCCACCGCTAAGCAACCTAAGGTGATGGGTGCGTTCTGGAGCCGCCGGTGGGACTTGAACCCACGACCTGGGGATTACAAATCCCCCGCTCTTCCGCTGAGCTACGGCGGCAGGCAACGAGGCGTTAAAAAGTTTAGCACTCAGCAAGCACCTGAAGCATTACAGCGAGTCCTCGGTGAGATGTCTGACGGGCTGGGACGGCGAGCGAGAGGTGTCCATTGGCCGGTTCAAGCCAGTGCCTGTTCAATAGCGCGGCGGACGGCATCCACTGTGGGCGGCAAGGGTTCGGGGAGCGGAAAAGTTTGCAAAGCAGTTTGCGGGTCTTTTAACCCGTGCCCCGTCAACACGCAAACGACGACGGGCTTGGCGCGTTCCGCTGGTAAGGGACGGCGTTGGGCAGCCTGCTGGAAATAGCCTGTTTGCGCCAAGCGTATCAGCCCCGCGACGCTGGCAGCGGACGCCGGTTCCACAAACAGCCCTTCCCGTTGCGCCAGCAGCCGATACGCCGCTACGATCTCGTCGTCGGAAACAGCGACGAAAGTCCCGCCCGATTCATCCCGCACCCGAAGGGCGTCGTGCCACCGTGCCGGGTTGCCGATGCGGATGGCGGTCGCAATTGTCTCTGGGTGTGTAACGGGTTCGCCCCGCACCAGAGGTGCGGCTCCAGCGGCTTGCACCCCGACGATGACCGGCGATCGCGTGATACGCCCTGCTGCCAAATACTCGCGGTAGCCTTTCCAATGGGCGGTGATGTTGCCCGCGTTACCAACGGGGAGGATGTGGAAGTCGGGGGCATCGCCCAGCACATCGCAAATTTCAAAGGCGCAAGTCTTCTGCCCCTCCAAGCGGTCGGGGTTGAGGGAGTTGAGCAGGGCGACGGGCAGTTGCGCCGCTAGATCGCGGACGATGCGCAAGGCGTCGTCAAAGCTGCCTTGGATGGCGCAGACTCGTGCCCCGTGCGCTAACGCTTGCGACAACTTCCCCGCCGCGATTTTCCCGACAGGCACGACGATGGCGCACCGCATCCCCGCGACAGCACAGTAAGCCGCCGCGCTGGCGGAGGTGTTGCCCGTAGAGGCACAAATGCCAACCTGCAACCCTTGCTCTACGGCTTTGCTGATGGCGACAGTCATGCCTCTGTCCTTGAAACTGCCGGTCGGGTTGGCGCCTTCAAATTTGAGGTAAACTTCAACCGCATCGTTCAGCAACCGTTCCAATCGTCGTGCTCGCAATAGCGGCGTGTTGCCTTCGTGCAGCGTAATGATTGGAGTTTGGTCAGAGACAGGTAAAAAGGGTCGGTAGTGAGCGATAATGCCCTGCCAAATAGGAATGCCCAAACGCATGTCCGTCTCCATCGGTTTCACCTCGTGTGTAGATGCCACTCCCATCGGTCGGTTGACTGGGGCAGTGGCTGCGTCACATTTTGAGGCAGCCGGCGCGTCGGCGATATGGGTTCAGGTGGTGGACATGACTGCTGCCTTTTTTGATGTGGACGGGACGCTCACCCGCACCAATGTGCTGGTGCCGTTGGCGTGGTTTCAACGGGCGCATTTGCCTTCTTGGCGCTACGGGATCTGGTTAGCGGGTTTGATGGTGCAAGCACCGTTGTATTGGCTGGCAGATCGCATAGACCGCACATTGTTTGTGCGATGGTTCTATCGCCGCTACAAGGGTATCCCCGCAGCATCAGCGCGTCAATGGCACGCTCAGCATTTCGGCGACATGTTACTGCAGGCGTTGCGTCCCGCTGCCTTTGCGTGCGTTCAAACGCATCGTGCTCAGGGGCATCGCATCGTTTTAGTCACGGGCAACTTGGATTTCGTCGTTGCCCCGTTAGCCGAGCTATTGGGGGCTGACTTTTTGGCGGTTGCGTTGGAAGAGCGCGACGGCGTTTTCACCGGTCGGTTGGCATCGCCGCCGATGGTGGGCGCCGCGAAAGCGACCGCATTGCGGGAATATGCTCAACGCCACGGCATCGTGTTGGCAACGAGTTACGCTTACGGTGACAGCATCAGCGACGCACCGATGCTGATGTGTGTGGGCAACCCAGTCGCCGTTAACCCTGACCCAAAGTTGCGCCGCTTGGCGCAACAGCGGGGTTGGCGTATCGTCACTTGGTAGCAGGGGAAAAAGGTGATGGGCAGTGTTGACGCCTGCCGATATAGCGATTATGCGCGCCGCCTTGGAAAGCGGTTTGCAGGCATGGGGCTTACAGTTGGACACTGTCCAATGGGCGCGATTGGTTCGGTTAACTGAACTGATGTTGGAGTGGAACGAACGCATGAACCTGACAAGCATCACTGACCCCCTGCGTATCGCGACCGAACACTACTTGGATTCGTTGGCACCGCTGCGATGGGGGCTTATCGGGCACGGCATAACCGTCGCCGATGTGGGCACGGGTGCCGGGTTGCCCGGATTGCCTTTAGCGATTTGCTGCCCACAAGCGGCGTTCACGCTAATAGAAGCGACCCAGAAAAAAGTCGTCTACCTTCGGGATGTCGTCGCTCAGTTGGGCTTGACAAATGTGGAAGTCGTGGCGGGGCGGTCGGAAGCGATCGCTCACGACCGGCGCTACCGTGAAGGGTTTGATGTCGCCGTCGCCCGCGCGTTGGGGCGGTTGGATGTCGTTTGGGAATGCACGCTCCCGCTGGTGCGGGTCGGTGGGTGCGCTATCGCTTATAAAGGACCGCGTGGGGAACAGGAGTTGACTTTTGGTGAACGCGCTGCGACGGTGCTGGGTGGGCAAATGGAAGCGGTCTACCGGTTCACCCTGCCAGGCACCGATTTGCGGCGGATGCTGATCGTCGCCCGCAAGGTCGCCCCCACACCCTTGCGCTTTCCGCGGCGCCCCGGCATCCCTGAAAAGCACCCTTTGGGCACCTTGACAAAAGCGCCGTGAAGCGGCTACAATTGCCCCACCTCACATCAAGGAGGGCGGTCACCATGTGGCGACGCGCGGTTCGGTCGGTCGCTTTCACGCTCATTGAGTTGTTGGTGGTCATCGCGATCATCGCCATTCTGGCGGCGATTCTGTTCCCCGTTTTCAGCCGCGCCCGTGAAAAAGCCCGCCAAATCTCCTGCCTCAGCAACCTGCGGCAAACGGCGACCGCCGTCAGTCAGTATGTTCAAGACTACGACGAAGCCTTTCCCATGAGCGTCTACTTGGCGGCTAACCAGCAAAACCAACCGTGTGCGTTGACGATGTTAGCGGCGGTGGAGCCGTATGTGCGTAACCGTCAAGTTTACCAATGTCCGTCTGAACCGCGTGCACTGGATGTGGATGCGGCGTTTCGGGTGTTGGGGCTGCCGGGCGGTGAATGCGGGGGGTTCCAGTTCGGCAGTTACATGTTCAACTTCGCCGTCTTTGAAGACGGCAACCTGCCGCCGGTGCTCAGCGCGGTGCCCCCGGTGCGGTTGCCTGAGATCCAGTTTCCCGTTGAGACGACGATGAACTATGACGGTAACCTCGCCGCTCAAAGCAATTGCAACTTCAATCTTTTTGACTCACCGGTGCAAGGACGCCACACGGAGTTTGCCAACGCCAACTTTGTAGATGGGCATGCCAAGGTCGTGAAAGTGCGTGAATCAGGGTGCACCGGCATCAATGTGAACGGGCAACCGTTACGCCAATGGTGTGTGGCGCAGCCGGGTCCTTACCAACGCTCTTGCGGGAACCCGAACCCTCCCGCCTGCTACGACGAACTGTGGGGGGTCGCCGCCCAAGACCAATGGGGCTGGTGCGCCCGTGCCTTGCGCTGAGCGGTGAAGACACACTTGTGATGACACCGTGGCGCTGCGACAACACGGACCGCTCCTCAAGCGTCAGGTGGTGATGCCGTGCGTTACGCCCAAGTGTGCGTGGACATCAAACTGGCTGCCGTCGGCAATTTGCTCACTTACGCCATTCCCGATGCGCTGAACGGCAAGGTGCAAGTCGGTGCGTGCGTCACCGTCCCGTTACGGGAGCGCAAAGCCATCGGCTATGTCGTTGCCGTCACCGACCAACCGCCACCGTTGCCCGAAGGCGCAAAACTCAAGCCCGTGCTGGAAGTCCTCTCGCCTGAACCGCTTTTTGACGCGCACCTGTGGCAACTGGCGCAACGCATCGCCCGCTACTACCACTGCTCACCCGATGAAGCCTTGCAATTAGTCATCCCGTCGGGTTGGCAGCGCGTCGTTGAGCGTGTCTTCAAACTCGTCGGCGCCGATTGTAAAGCGGTGAAAGCGGCACCGTTACAAAAGCGCGTTGTGGACGCGCTGCAAGGGCTGGGGGGCGAAGCGAGTTACGACGAACTTTCCGAAGCCCTCAACGAACCGTCGCCCCGTCAACTGGCAAGTGCGCTGGCTGCCCTCAAACGCAAGGGCGTCCTTGACGAAGTGCAAGTGGTGCGCGCTAAGCCGACGCATCCCCGCTCGCTGAAAGCCGTGCGGCTTTCAGCCAAAGGTGCGCAACTGCTCGCCGAATTGGACACTGACCCGACGGCGCACCAGCGTTACCGCTTGACTGACAAGCAACTTGCAACGCTTTACCGGCTGGAAGACGGCGTCGCCGAACTGCTCGCCGACCTCGCTGACGAAGGCTACGACCGCGGCGTCATCCGAACGCTGGTGCAAAAAGGCTTGTTGGACGAACTCAAGTTCGTGCCCGACCGCAGTTGGGAAACCGACGCCCTCGCTTTCACCGCGCCCGCCGTTGAACTTACCGACGAACAACGCCATGCCGTTGACGCAATCGTGCAAGCGTTAGAGCGTGTCAACGCGCAGACGAAAGGAGCCGATCTCCAGTCCCAAGTTCCAAGTCCCGTCTTCCTTCTGCACGGCGTCACCGCATCGGGCAAAACGGAAGTTTACCTGCGCGCCGTTGAACATGCGTTGCGGCGCGGTTTGGGGGCGATCGTGCTCGTCCCCGAAATTGCCCTGACGGCACAAGTCGTCGGGCTTTTTCGCCACCGTTTCGGTGACAAGGTGGCTGTCTGGCACAGCGCTTTGCTGCCCAGCGCGCGGTTTGAGCAATGGCGGAAGGTGAAAAGCGGCGAATGTCCTATCGTCATCGGCCCGCGTTCTGCCATCTTTGCACCCGTGCCCAACTTGGGGCTCATCGTCTTGGACGAGGAGAACGACCCTTCCTACAAGCAGGAGCGCGGCATCCGCTACCACGCCCGTGAAGTCGCGTTGGTGCGGGCGCAGTTGTGCAACGCTGTCGTCGTTTTCGGGACGGCGACGCCGTCGCTGGAAAGCTACTACCGCGCCTTGCAAGGGCAATGGACGCTGCTGCGCTTAACACGGCGCGTGGGGGACAAACCGCTCCCTGAGGTGCGGCTCATTGACGAACGCACTGAGTCCCATCGCCGCTCCGAACTGCTCAGCGACCCGCTCGTTGATGCGATGGCGCAAGCGATAAAACAAGACGAACAAGTCATCCTGTTCCTGAACCGACGGGGTTACGCCCGCATCGCGTTGTGCCAGCGATGCAACTTCGCCCCTCAATGCCCGAACTGTGCCGTTACGCTCGTTTTCCACGCTACTGACGAAACCTTGCGGTGTCACCATTGCAGGCATCGGCAGCGGTTTGAGCACAAGTGCCTGCAATGTGGCGGGACGATGGTGGCGCTGAAAGGGGCAGGGACAGAACGCGTGGAAGCGGAAGTCAAACGCCTGTTCCCGACGGTGAAAGTCTTACGCTTAGACCGCGATGTTGTCGTCTACCGCGGCGAACACGTCCGCATCCTGAACGCTTTTCGCAACGGTGAAGCCCAAGTGCTCGTCGGCACGCAAATGGTCACGAAGGGGCTGGACTTTCCGCGAGTGACCGTTGTCGGGGTGCTGAACGCCGACCACGCCCTTCTGTTCCCGCACTACCGTGCGGCTGAAGAGTGCTTCCAGTTGCTCACGCAAGTCGCAGGGCGTGCGGGGCGAGGCGACAAAGTCGGCACCGTGTTCATTCAAACTCGCTTCCCCGACCATTACGCCATTCAGCTGGCGATCGCACAGGATTACCATCGCTTTTTCGTCACCGAATTGCAGCAGCGCCGTTCTCCGCCCTACCCGCCTTACGCCCACCTGACTGAAGTGCTCACCAGCGACCCCGATATAAACGCCGCAAAGGCGCGCATCAAGGTGGCGGAGACGGCGATCAAGCGCGCCATTGGGCTGCTGGGGGCAGCCGGCGTGGAAGTGCTCGGACCGAGCGA encodes:
- the thrC_2 gene encoding Threonine synthase, which codes for METDMRLGIPIWQGIIAHYRPFLPVSDQTPIITLHEGNTPLLRARRLERLLNDAVEVYLKFEGANPTGSFKDRGMTVAISKAVEQGLQVGICASTGNTSASAAAYCAVAGMRCAIVVPVGKIAAGKLSQALAHGARVCAIQGSFDDALRIVRDLAAQLPVALLNSLNPDRLEGQKTCAFEICDVLGDAPDFHILPVGNAGNITAHWKGYREYLAAGRITRSPVIVGVQAAGAAPLVRGEPVTHPETIATAIRIGNPARWHDALRVRDESGGTFVAVSDDEIVAAYRLLAQREGLFVEPASAASVAGLIRLAQTGYFQQAAQRRPLPAERAKPVVVCVLTGHGLKDPQTALQTFPLPEPLPPTVDAVRRAIEQALA
- the serB1 gene encoding Phosphoserine phosphatase SerB1 — translated: MTAAFFDVDGTLTRTNVLVPLAWFQRAHLPSWRYGIWLAGLMVQAPLYWLADRIDRTLFVRWFYRRYKGIPAASARQWHAQHFGDMLLQALRPAAFACVQTHRAQGHRIVLVTGNLDFVVAPLAELLGADFLAVALEERDGVFTGRLASPPMVGAAKATALREYAQRHGIVLATSYAYGDSISDAPMLMCVGNPVAVNPDPKLRRLAQQRGWRIVTW
- the rsmG gene encoding Ribosomal RNA small subunit methyltransferase G; this encodes MLTPADIAIMRAALESGLQAWGLQLDTVQWARLVRLTELMLEWNERMNLTSITDPLRIATEHYLDSLAPLRWGLIGHGITVADVGTGAGLPGLPLAICCPQAAFTLIEATQKKVVYLRDVVAQLGLTNVEVVAGRSEAIAHDRRYREGFDVAVARALGRLDVVWECTLPLVRVGGCAIAYKGPRGEQELTFGERAATVLGGQMEAVYRFTLPGTDLRRMLIVARKVAPTPLRFPRRPGIPEKHPLGTLTKAP
- the priA gene encoding Primosomal protein N', with product MRYAQVCVDIKLAAVGNLLTYAIPDALNGKVQVGACVTVPLRERKAIGYVVAVTDQPPPLPEGAKLKPVLEVLSPEPLFDAHLWQLAQRIARYYHCSPDEALQLVIPSGWQRVVERVFKLVGADCKAVKAAPLQKRVVDALQGLGGEASYDELSEALNEPSPRQLASALAALKRKGVLDEVQVVRAKPTHPRSLKAVRLSAKGAQLLAELDTDPTAHQRYRLTDKQLATLYRLEDGVAELLADLADEGYDRGVIRTLVQKGLLDELKFVPDRSWETDALAFTAPAVELTDEQRHAVDAIVQALERVNAQTKGADLQSQVPSPVFLLHGVTASGKTEVYLRAVEHALRRGLGAIVLVPEIALTAQVVGLFRHRFGDKVAVWHSALLPSARFEQWRKVKSGECPIVIGPRSAIFAPVPNLGLIVLDEENDPSYKQERGIRYHAREVALVRAQLCNAVVVFGTATPSLESYYRALQGQWTLLRLTRRVGDKPLPEVRLIDERTESHRRSELLSDPLVDAMAQAIKQDEQVILFLNRRGYARIALCQRCNFAPQCPNCAVTLVFHATDETLRCHHCRHRQRFEHKCLQCGGTMVALKGAGTERVEAEVKRLFPTVKVLRLDRDVVVYRGEHVRILNAFRNGEAQVLVGTQMVTKGLDFPRVTVVGVLNADHALLFPHYRAAEECFQLLTQVAGRAGRGDKVGTVFIQTRFPDHYAIQLAIAQDYHRFFVTELQQRRSPPYPPYAHLTEVLTSDPDINAAKARIKVAETAIKRAIGLLGAAGVEVLGPSECLIPRLQGRWRYHLLLRSRDRKLLHRVIDKALALLDPETRSALTLDIAPLQLT